One Pseudomonas lalucatii genomic window carries:
- a CDS encoding response regulator, with protein sequence MPELTRILHVEDDASIQAVARVALEAVGGFKVLSCSSGQEALDQIQGFAPDFILLDVMMPGMDGPQTLEKLRTLVDIDLIPVAFMTAKVQPAEIQHYRSLGARDVIIKPFDPMQLAAQVRQIWSQVHG encoded by the coding sequence ATGCCTGAACTGACCCGTATCCTGCACGTTGAAGACGACGCCTCGATCCAAGCCGTAGCCAGGGTCGCCCTGGAGGCCGTCGGCGGCTTCAAGGTGCTCAGCTGCTCGTCCGGCCAGGAGGCCCTGGACCAGATCCAGGGCTTCGCCCCCGACTTCATCCTGCTGGACGTGATGATGCCCGGCATGGACGGCCCGCAGACGCTGGAGAAGCTGCGCACCCTGGTGGACATCGACCTGATCCCGGTGGCCTTCATGACCGCCAAGGTGCAACCGGCGGAGATCCAGCACTACCGCAGCCTGGGCGCCCGCGACGTGATCATCAAGCCCTTCGACCCCATGCAGCTGGCGGCCCAGGTGCGGCAGATCTGGAGCCAGGTCCATGGCTGA
- a CDS encoding glutamine synthetase family protein: MTTTPSFPDLLSEVRAFRARHPAVRYVDLISLDIPGHFYGKRYPIDMLEKVAAGSPLKLPQNCVLLGVQGGLYPIGDYCFADGDPDAPRRLVPGTLKPVRWERQPLGQMLISSDGTAAPIEFEPREVLARVLARLAARGIRPVVAFELEFYLFDRKLQDGLPQFPRDPLSDDADDQPNMHIERLSRFSAVLDEMVAAANEQGVDANVITAELGPGQFEINFGHCDDGLRAADWAALFCRSSRGVALKHGYRASFMSKPYLDAPGSGMHVHVSLYDAAGHNLLAADAQRPLRHAVAGCLELLPHCMPIFAANHNAFRRYGAMVNAASRASWGYEDRDACIRIPESDGGNLRIEHRLAGADANPYLVLAAILAGMEHGLDAAREPIAPLNQDRASGIDFPQDMLAAVAAMREHPVVNQGLGSEFVMVYCENKRQDHLAFLHEVSAREYRWFL, from the coding sequence ATGACCACGACCCCCAGCTTCCCCGACCTGCTCAGCGAAGTGCGCGCCTTTCGCGCCCGGCACCCCGCGGTGCGCTACGTCGACCTGATCAGCCTGGACATTCCCGGGCACTTCTACGGCAAGCGCTACCCCATCGACATGCTCGAGAAGGTCGCCGCCGGCAGCCCCCTGAAGCTGCCGCAGAACTGCGTGCTGCTGGGCGTCCAGGGCGGCCTGTACCCGATCGGCGACTACTGCTTCGCCGACGGCGACCCGGATGCGCCGCGCCGCCTGGTGCCCGGCACCCTCAAGCCGGTGCGCTGGGAGCGCCAGCCGCTGGGGCAGATGCTGATCAGCTCGGACGGCACCGCCGCGCCCATCGAGTTCGAGCCGCGCGAGGTGCTGGCCCGGGTGCTGGCGCGCCTGGCCGCGCGCGGCATCCGTCCGGTGGTGGCCTTCGAGCTGGAGTTCTACCTGTTCGACCGCAAGCTGCAGGACGGCCTGCCGCAATTCCCCCGCGACCCGCTGAGCGACGATGCCGACGACCAGCCGAACATGCACATCGAGCGCCTGTCGCGCTTCTCCGCCGTGCTCGACGAGATGGTCGCGGCGGCGAACGAGCAGGGTGTGGACGCCAACGTGATCACCGCCGAGCTCGGCCCCGGCCAGTTCGAGATCAACTTCGGCCACTGCGACGACGGCCTGCGCGCCGCCGACTGGGCCGCGCTGTTCTGCCGCAGCAGCCGCGGCGTGGCGCTCAAGCACGGCTACCGCGCCAGCTTCATGAGCAAGCCCTACCTGGACGCGCCGGGCAGCGGCATGCACGTGCACGTCAGCCTGTACGATGCGGCCGGCCACAACCTGCTGGCCGCCGACGCGCAACGCCCGCTGCGCCACGCCGTGGCCGGCTGCCTGGAGCTGCTGCCGCACTGCATGCCGATCTTCGCCGCCAACCACAATGCCTTCCGCCGCTACGGCGCCATGGTCAATGCCGCCAGCCGCGCCAGCTGGGGCTACGAGGACCGCGACGCGTGCATCCGCATCCCCGAGTCGGACGGCGGCAACCTGCGCATCGAACACCGCCTGGCCGGCGCCGACGCCAACCCCTATCTGGTCCTGGCGGCCATCCTGGCCGGCATGGAGCACGGCCTGGACGCCGCCCGCGAGCCGATCGCCCCGCTCAATCAGGACCGCGCCAGCGGCATCGACTTCCCCCAGGACATGCTCGCCGCGGTGGCCGCCATGCGCGAGCACCCGGTGGTCAACCAGGGCCTGGGCAGCGAGTTCGTCATGGTCTACTGCGAGAACAAGCGCCAGGACCACCTGGCCTTCCTGCACGAGGTCAGCGCCCGCGAGTACCGCTGGTTTCTCTAG
- a CDS encoding helix-turn-helix domain-containing protein, with translation MDMQEEIEGLAILIRDLRKHKNLTLGELAERIGRSVGFLSQVERGLSRPTVADLTAISEALGVPTTYFYSLSKPRALPWVTRPGERRTLYYGGGITDVLVSPNMSSGFSMLDSHLEPGATSGEGHLNDSDEQGGFVLAGELTIWLEGSAEPVTLGPNDGFQLPPHTQFRYANLTDQPTRVLWVFR, from the coding sequence ATGGACATGCAGGAAGAAATCGAAGGTCTGGCGATCCTGATTCGCGACCTGCGCAAGCACAAGAACCTCACCCTCGGCGAGCTGGCCGAGCGCATCGGTCGCTCGGTGGGCTTCCTCTCCCAGGTCGAGCGCGGCCTGTCGCGACCGACCGTGGCCGACCTGACCGCCATCAGCGAAGCCCTCGGCGTGCCGACCACCTACTTCTACAGCCTGAGCAAGCCGCGCGCATTGCCCTGGGTGACCCGCCCCGGCGAGCGCCGCACCCTGTACTACGGCGGCGGCATCACCGACGTGCTGGTCTCGCCGAACATGTCGTCCGGCTTCTCCATGCTCGACAGCCACCTGGAGCCCGGCGCCACGAGCGGCGAGGGCCACCTCAACGACAGCGACGAGCAGGGCGGCTTCGTCCTCGCGGGCGAGCTGACCATCTGGCTAGAGGGCAGCGCCGAACCGGTGACCCTCGGCCCCAACGACGGTTTCCAGCTGCCGCCGCACACCCAGTTCCGCTACGCCAACCTCACCGACCAACCGACCCGGGTGCTCTGGGTGTTCCGCTAA
- a CDS encoding class I SAM-dependent DNA methyltransferase has protein sequence MPYDAEQLQQISALTLAHYQAHAEDFRDGTRDHDVSQNIAALLRHIQGAAPFRILDFGCGPGRDLRTFEALGHTAVGLDGCPRFVEMARAESGCEVWRQDFLALELPAARFDGIFANAVLFHVPSQALPRVLRQLHATLKPGGVLLSSNPRGDNREGFNGDRYGAYYDLEHWRALLAAAGFDELEHYYRPAGLPRAQQPWLASVWRRP, from the coding sequence ATGCCCTACGATGCCGAGCAACTGCAGCAGATCAGCGCCCTGACCCTGGCCCACTACCAGGCCCACGCCGAGGACTTTCGCGACGGCACCCGCGACCACGACGTCAGCCAGAATATCGCCGCCCTGTTGAGGCATATCCAGGGCGCAGCGCCCTTCCGCATCCTCGACTTCGGCTGTGGGCCGGGCCGCGACCTGCGCACCTTCGAGGCCCTCGGCCACACCGCCGTCGGCCTGGACGGCTGCCCGCGCTTCGTCGAGATGGCCCGGGCGGAGAGCGGCTGCGAGGTCTGGCGGCAGGACTTCCTGGCCCTCGAGCTGCCCGCTGCGCGGTTCGACGGCATCTTCGCCAACGCCGTGCTGTTCCACGTCCCCAGCCAGGCGCTGCCGCGGGTGCTGCGCCAGCTGCACGCCACCCTCAAGCCCGGCGGCGTGCTGCTGAGCTCCAACCCCCGCGGCGACAATCGGGAGGGCTTCAACGGCGATCGCTATGGCGCCTACTACGACCTCGAGCACTGGCGCGCCCTGCTGGCGGCCGCCGGCTTCGACGAGCTCGAGCACTACTACCGCCCGGCCGGCCTGCCGCGGGCCCAGCAGCCCTGGTTGGCCAGCGTCTGGCGCCGGCCCTAG
- a CDS encoding diguanylate cyclase, which produces MAERGEASGELQRHLQQLGEQFAARLNQELPQLADKAQLLLRACTPDEQQQHLNGLRDQLHRLAGTAGTFGFISLGERARELELQAEQCLASLQLKQQGLQSFIDNLQQLAGQQYRVEPASDDPPVLPRSGRGDRDEQCIYILEDEASVGENMRLTLSNFGYHAEHFTGVEALDAAIGRRLPDALIVDVNLQDSEQTGLTYAAGLQRRLDRPLPLLVISTQDDFATHLEAVRIGATGFFTKPVDIPQLENRLERCFAQQQGEPYRVLIIDDDRELASRYSLVLRDANMLVETTQDPADIFQRMREFNPEVVLLDVNMPGCTGPELAQIIRFNDDWLRVPIIYLSAETDIARQMNALMMAGDDFVTKPLSDNALITTVFARAQRARLLSNALSRDSLTGLLKHADIKEQVAIELERARRSGNRASVVMLDIDHFKKVNDNYGHTAGDNVIRALANLLRQRLRRIDSLGRYGGEEFLAVLPDCLPEQAQRILDEIRERFAELRFIAEGAEFTVTLSAGIACTDIDCSPGELLERADRALYAAKNGGRNQVRQAG; this is translated from the coding sequence ATGGCTGAGCGCGGCGAAGCGAGCGGCGAACTGCAGCGCCACCTGCAACAGCTCGGCGAGCAGTTCGCCGCCCGCCTGAACCAGGAGCTGCCGCAGCTGGCCGACAAGGCCCAGCTGCTGCTGCGCGCCTGCACCCCGGACGAGCAACAGCAGCACCTGAACGGCCTGCGCGACCAGCTGCACAGACTGGCCGGCACCGCCGGCACCTTCGGCTTCATCAGCCTGGGCGAGCGTGCCCGCGAGCTGGAGCTGCAGGCCGAGCAGTGCCTGGCCAGCCTGCAGCTGAAACAGCAGGGCCTGCAGAGCTTCATCGACAACCTGCAGCAGCTGGCCGGCCAGCAGTACCGGGTCGAGCCGGCGAGCGACGATCCGCCGGTGCTGCCGCGCAGCGGCCGCGGTGACCGCGACGAGCAGTGCATCTACATCCTCGAGGACGAGGCCAGCGTCGGCGAGAACATGCGCCTGACCCTGAGCAACTTCGGTTACCACGCCGAGCACTTCACCGGCGTCGAGGCGCTGGACGCGGCCATCGGCCGGCGCCTGCCGGACGCCCTGATCGTCGACGTCAACCTGCAGGATTCTGAGCAGACCGGGCTGACCTACGCCGCCGGCCTGCAGCGACGACTCGATAGGCCCCTGCCGCTGCTGGTGATCAGCACCCAGGACGACTTCGCCACCCACCTGGAGGCGGTGCGCATCGGCGCCACCGGCTTCTTCACCAAGCCGGTGGACATCCCCCAGCTGGAGAACCGTCTGGAACGCTGCTTCGCCCAGCAGCAGGGCGAGCCCTACCGGGTGCTGATCATCGACGACGACCGCGAGCTGGCCAGCCGCTACAGCCTGGTGCTGCGCGACGCCAACATGCTGGTGGAGACGACCCAGGACCCGGCGGACATCTTCCAGCGCATGCGCGAGTTCAACCCCGAGGTGGTGCTGCTCGACGTCAATATGCCCGGCTGCACCGGCCCCGAGCTGGCGCAGATCATCCGCTTCAACGACGACTGGCTGCGGGTGCCGATCATCTACCTGTCGGCGGAAACCGACATCGCCCGGCAGATGAACGCGCTGATGATGGCCGGCGACGACTTCGTCACCAAGCCGCTGTCCGACAACGCCCTGATCACCACGGTGTTCGCCCGCGCCCAGCGCGCCCGCCTGCTGAGCAACGCCCTGTCCCGCGACAGCCTGACCGGGCTGCTCAAGCACGCCGACATCAAGGAGCAGGTGGCCATCGAACTGGAGCGCGCCCGCCGCAGCGGCAACCGCGCCAGCGTGGTGATGCTCGACATCGACCACTTCAAGAAGGTCAACGACAACTACGGCCACACCGCCGGCGACAACGTCATCCGCGCCCTGGCCAACCTGCTGCGCCAGCGCCTGCGGCGGATCGACAGCCTCGGCCGCTACGGTGGCGAGGAATTCCTCGCCGTGCTGCCGGACTGCCTGCCGGAACAGGCGCAGCGGATCCTCGACGAGATCCGCGAGCGCTTCGCCGAGCTGCGCTTCATCGCCGAGGGCGCGGAGTTCACCGTCACCCTCAGTGCCGGCATCGCCTGTACCGATATCGACTGCAGTCCCGGCGAGCTGCTGGAGCGCGCCGACCGCGCGCTGTACGCGGCGAAGAACGGCGGGCGCAACCAGGTGCGCCAGGCCGGCTGA
- the chrA gene encoding chromate efflux transporter has protein sequence MAEPTEHAPPPSVSLLQALAFWLKLGLISFGGPAGQISIMHQELVERRRWISERRFLHALNYCMLLPGPEAQQLATYIGWLLHRTWGGLIAGALFVLPSLLLLIGLSWVYVAFGDVPLVAGIFYGIKPAVTAIVVQAALRIGSRALKNNWLWAIAAAAFVAIFALNVPFPLIVLGAALLGYLGGRLLPEAFSVGGGHGAAKQFYGPALIDDDTPTPPHARFRVSRLALILAAGAGLWLLPMGVLCALYGWDGTLTQMAWFFTKAALLTFGGAYAVLPYVYQGAIGHYGWLSPAQMIDGLALGESTPGPLIMVVAFVAFVGAYLQPMLAGDSPFVSGAVAACLVTWFTFLPSFLFILAGGPLVESTHGELRFTAPLTGITAAVVGVILNLALFFAYHVLWPEGFAGRFDWPSALIALAATVALLRYRRGVIQVLFACALAGLLLQGWG, from the coding sequence ATGGCCGAGCCCACCGAACACGCCCCGCCGCCCTCCGTCAGCCTGCTGCAGGCCCTGGCCTTCTGGCTCAAGCTGGGGCTGATCAGCTTCGGCGGGCCGGCCGGACAGATTTCCATCATGCACCAGGAGTTGGTGGAGAGGCGCCGCTGGATCTCCGAGCGGCGCTTCCTGCATGCGCTGAACTACTGCATGTTGCTGCCGGGGCCGGAGGCCCAGCAGCTGGCCACCTACATCGGCTGGCTGCTGCACCGCACCTGGGGCGGGCTGATCGCCGGGGCGCTGTTCGTGCTGCCCTCGCTGCTGCTGCTGATCGGCCTGTCCTGGGTCTATGTCGCCTTCGGCGATGTCCCGCTGGTGGCCGGGATCTTCTATGGCATCAAGCCGGCGGTCACCGCCATCGTGGTGCAGGCGGCCCTGCGCATCGGCTCGCGGGCGCTGAAGAACAACTGGCTGTGGGCCATCGCCGCGGCGGCCTTCGTCGCCATCTTCGCCCTGAATGTGCCCTTCCCGCTGATCGTCCTCGGCGCCGCGCTGCTCGGCTACCTGGGCGGGCGCCTGCTGCCGGAGGCCTTCAGCGTCGGCGGCGGGCATGGCGCGGCCAAGCAGTTCTACGGGCCGGCGCTGATCGACGACGACACGCCGACCCCGCCGCATGCGCGTTTTCGCGTCTCGCGCCTGGCCCTGATCCTCGCCGCCGGCGCCGGGCTCTGGCTGCTGCCGATGGGGGTGCTGTGCGCCCTGTACGGCTGGGACGGGACCCTGACGCAGATGGCCTGGTTCTTCACCAAGGCGGCGCTGCTGACCTTCGGCGGCGCCTACGCGGTGCTGCCCTATGTCTACCAGGGCGCCATCGGCCACTACGGCTGGCTGAGCCCGGCGCAGATGATCGACGGCCTGGCCCTGGGCGAGAGCACCCCGGGGCCGCTGATCATGGTGGTGGCCTTCGTCGCCTTCGTCGGCGCCTACCTGCAGCCGATGCTGGCCGGCGACTCGCCCTTCGTCAGCGGCGCCGTGGCCGCCTGCCTGGTCACCTGGTTCACCTTCCTGCCGTCGTTCCTGTTCATCCTCGCCGGCGGCCCGCTGGTGGAGTCGACCCATGGCGAGCTGCGCTTCACCGCGCCGCTGACCGGCATCACCGCCGCGGTGGTCGGGGTGATCCTCAACCTGGCGCTGTTCTTCGCCTACCACGTGCTCTGGCCCGAGGGCTTCGCCGGCCGCTTCGACTGGCCCTCGGCGCTGATCGCCCTGGCCGCGACGGTGGCGTTGCTGCGCTACCGCCGCGGGGTGATCCAGGTGCTGTTCGCCTGCGCCCTGGCCGGCCTGCTGCTGCAGGGCTGGGGATGA
- a CDS encoding TAXI family TRAP transporter solute-binding subunit — MKGQSLAWVLSVALAGVVLGGTARAEERRVLIGTGGETGIYYVVGQSICRFLNQDAGEQGVGCKAPASGGGVANVRGLRSGAFDFGIMQADHQYKALKGQAPFEAEGPMADIRALFSLHDEVFTLLVRRDAGIASLDDLRGKRVNVGNPGSGQRNTLDELMRVKGWDRSVFALSAELKPAEQASALGDNNIDAMTYFVGHPNGAIQEATTITDAVLVPVSGAEVERLLAERPYYSKAEIPGGLYRGNAAAVPSIGSRAVLSTTASTDPQLVYLLVKAVFENFERFQGQHPSFAGLRAADMIEVGLSAPLHEGALRYYRERGWR; from the coding sequence ATGAAAGGCCAATCCCTCGCCTGGGTCCTGTCGGTTGCCCTCGCCGGCGTCGTCCTCGGCGGTACGGCGCGGGCCGAGGAGCGCCGCGTGCTCATCGGCACCGGTGGCGAGACCGGCATCTACTACGTGGTCGGCCAGTCGATCTGCCGTTTCCTCAACCAGGATGCGGGCGAGCAGGGCGTCGGCTGCAAGGCCCCGGCCAGCGGCGGCGGCGTGGCCAACGTCAGGGGCCTGCGCAGCGGCGCATTCGATTTCGGCATCATGCAGGCGGACCATCAGTACAAGGCGCTCAAGGGCCAGGCGCCGTTCGAGGCCGAGGGGCCGATGGCCGACATCCGGGCGCTGTTCTCCCTGCACGACGAGGTGTTCACCCTCCTCGTCCGCCGCGATGCCGGGATCGCCAGCCTCGACGACCTCAGGGGCAAGCGGGTGAACGTCGGCAACCCGGGGTCCGGGCAGCGCAACACCCTGGACGAGCTCATGCGCGTGAAGGGCTGGGACAGGTCGGTGTTCGCCCTGTCCGCCGAGCTCAAGCCGGCCGAGCAGGCCTCGGCCCTCGGCGACAACAACATCGACGCCATGACCTACTTCGTCGGCCACCCCAACGGGGCGATCCAGGAGGCCACGACCATTACCGACGCCGTGCTGGTGCCGGTGAGCGGTGCCGAGGTCGAGCGCCTGCTGGCCGAGCGGCCCTACTACAGCAAGGCCGAGATACCCGGCGGGCTGTACCGCGGCAACGCGGCCGCGGTCCCCTCGATCGGCAGCCGGGCGGTGCTCTCCACCACGGCCAGCACCGATCCCCAGCTGGTCTACCTGCTGGTCAAGGCGGTGTTCGAGAATTTCGAGCGCTTCCAGGGCCAGCACCCCAGCTTCGCCGGCCTCAGGGCCGCGGACATGATCGAGGTCGGCCTCAGCGCCCCGCTGCACGAGGGCGCCCTGCGCTATTACCGGGAGCGCGGCTGGCGCTAG
- a CDS encoding RidA family protein, whose product MSISRYETSVRMSRVVVHNQTAYLCGQVAEDRSAGIQEQTRTMLAKVDSLLASVGSNREQILSATLYLKDMSLFAEMNSVWDSWVPAGFAPARACVEAKMASPELLVEISVIAAVPA is encoded by the coding sequence ATGAGCATCAGCCGATACGAAACCAGTGTGCGCATGAGCCGCGTGGTGGTGCACAACCAGACCGCCTACCTGTGCGGCCAGGTGGCCGAGGACCGCAGCGCCGGCATCCAGGAGCAGACCCGGACCATGCTGGCCAAGGTCGACAGCCTGCTGGCGTCGGTGGGCAGCAACCGCGAGCAGATCCTCTCGGCCACCCTCTACCTCAAGGACATGAGCCTGTTCGCCGAGATGAACAGCGTGTGGGACAGCTGGGTGCCGGCGGGCTTCGCCCCGGCGCGGGCCTGCGTCGAGGCGAAGATGGCCAGCCCGGAGCTGCTGGTGGAGATCTCGGTGATCGCGGCGGTGCCCGCCTGA
- a CDS encoding NAD(P)/FAD-dependent oxidoreductase yields the protein MFKQSAQHVASYYAGTFPGPLPLRPTLSGSEDCEVLIVGAGFSGLHSALRLTLAGKRVCLLEASRVAWAASGRNGGQALLGWSCDMPPLERALGPERSRRLWDSMRWAAAELRELPQRHGFDVDYRQGSLWAAVQQRRVGQLQEAEQDAREKYGYDQLRLIGREELAEWIASPRYLAALYDPEAAHLNPLKLAQGLAAAIERAGGRIYEQSRVLDYRETAGGYVARTERGEVRGDVLVLACNAYIDRLDRDLAARLLPVGSYQVATAPLDPALARSLLPRNSCVIDNQFVPDYFRLTPDHRLLFGGGCTYLGGIPRDVAAATRPYLERAFPQLRGVDLEFAWGGHIDCSMKRTPDIGRQGQRYWLQGFSGHGVLPTLAGARAVSDAILGDEALLALYQAIGNPRFPGGALLAAPLEAAGKAWYRLRDLV from the coding sequence ATGTTCAAGCAGTCTGCCCAGCATGTAGCCAGCTACTACGCCGGCACCTTTCCCGGCCCCCTCCCCCTGCGCCCGACCCTGAGCGGCAGCGAAGACTGCGAGGTGCTGATCGTCGGCGCCGGCTTCAGCGGCCTGCACAGCGCCCTGCGCCTGACCCTGGCCGGCAAGCGCGTGTGCCTGCTGGAAGCCAGCCGGGTGGCCTGGGCGGCCTCCGGGCGCAACGGCGGCCAGGCGCTGCTCGGCTGGTCCTGCGACATGCCGCCGCTGGAACGGGCCCTGGGCCCGGAACGCAGCCGCCGCCTGTGGGACAGCATGCGCTGGGCCGCCGCCGAGTTGCGCGAGCTGCCGCAGCGCCACGGCTTCGACGTCGACTACCGCCAGGGCAGCCTGTGGGCCGCGGTGCAGCAGCGCCGCGTCGGCCAGCTGCAGGAGGCCGAGCAGGACGCCCGGGAGAAGTACGGCTACGACCAACTGCGCCTGATAGGCCGCGAGGAGCTGGCCGAGTGGATCGCCAGCCCGCGCTACCTGGCCGCGCTCTACGACCCCGAGGCGGCCCACCTCAATCCGCTGAAGCTGGCCCAGGGCCTGGCCGCCGCCATCGAACGGGCCGGCGGGCGCATCTACGAGCAGAGCCGGGTGCTCGACTACCGCGAGACCGCCGGCGGCTACGTCGCCCGCACCGAGCGCGGCGAGGTGCGCGGCGACGTCCTGGTGCTGGCCTGCAACGCCTATATCGACCGCCTCGACCGCGACCTGGCCGCCCGCCTGCTGCCGGTCGGTTCCTACCAGGTGGCCACGGCGCCGCTGGACCCGGCACTGGCCCGCTCGCTGCTGCCGCGCAACAGCTGCGTGATCGACAACCAGTTCGTCCCCGACTACTTCCGCCTGACCCCGGACCACCGCCTGCTGTTCGGCGGCGGCTGCACCTACCTGGGCGGCATCCCCAGGGACGTCGCCGCGGCCACCCGGCCCTACCTGGAGCGGGCCTTCCCGCAACTGCGCGGGGTCGACCTGGAGTTCGCCTGGGGCGGGCACATCGACTGCAGCATGAAGCGCACCCCGGACATCGGCCGCCAGGGCCAGCGCTACTGGCTGCAGGGCTTCTCCGGCCACGGCGTGCTGCCGACCCTGGCCGGCGCCCGCGCGGTGAGCGACGCCATACTCGGCGACGAGGCGCTGCTGGCGCTGTACCAGGCCATCGGCAACCCGCGCTTCCCCGGCGGCGCGCTGCTGGCGGCGCCGCTGGAGGCCGCCGGCAAGGCCTGGTACCGGCTGCGCGATCTCGTCTGA
- a CDS encoding NAD-dependent epimerase/dehydratase family protein, whose protein sequence is MRVLITGAAGFIGQRVLAELAVQHPGWTLIAADIRPLSVQGLPLNVEPVRLDISRAAQVLDCVREWRPQAILHLAAVVNPPASLSAARLHAIEVGGTRAVLEAALAEDVEQLIVTSSGAAYGYCPDNPEWIDEEHPLRADGAFLHARHKREIEQLLASARAAQPRLRQLVLRPCTILGKRIDSRLGELFGRRAVVGLRGHDSRCGFVWEQDVVNVIRLGLEQGRAGIFNLAGDGALTLREIAALLGKPYRPLPAAVLGMALRLLKPLGLSRHGGEQLDFLRYRPVLANRRLKEAFGYSPRYSSRQALLAFLQARGIQPRG, encoded by the coding sequence ATGCGCGTCTTGATCACCGGTGCCGCCGGCTTTATCGGCCAGCGGGTGCTGGCGGAACTGGCCGTCCAGCACCCCGGATGGACGCTGATCGCCGCCGATATCCGCCCGCTCAGCGTGCAAGGCCTGCCGCTCAACGTGGAGCCGGTGCGCCTGGATATCAGCCGCGCTGCCCAGGTACTGGACTGCGTCCGCGAGTGGCGCCCGCAGGCCATCCTGCACCTGGCGGCGGTGGTCAATCCGCCCGCCAGCCTGAGCGCGGCGCGTCTGCACGCCATCGAGGTGGGCGGCACGCGGGCGGTGCTGGAGGCGGCGCTGGCCGAGGATGTCGAGCAGCTGATCGTCACCAGTTCCGGCGCGGCCTACGGCTACTGCCCGGACAACCCCGAGTGGATCGACGAGGAGCACCCGCTGCGTGCCGACGGGGCGTTCCTCCATGCCCGTCACAAGCGCGAGATCGAGCAGCTGCTGGCCAGCGCCCGCGCCGCTCAGCCGCGCCTCCGGCAGCTGGTGCTGCGGCCCTGCACCATCCTCGGCAAGCGCATCGACAGCCGCCTCGGCGAGCTGTTCGGACGGCGCGCGGTGGTCGGGCTGCGGGGCCACGACAGCCGCTGCGGCTTCGTCTGGGAGCAGGATGTGGTGAACGTCATTCGCCTGGGCCTGGAGCAGGGCCGTGCCGGCATCTTCAACCTGGCCGGCGACGGCGCCCTGACGCTCCGGGAGATCGCCGCCCTGCTGGGCAAACCCTACCGTCCCCTGCCCGCCGCCGTGCTGGGCATGGCGTTGCGCCTGCTCAAGCCCCTCGGCCTGAGCCGCCACGGGGGGGAGCAATTGGACTTCCTGCGCTACCGGCCGGTGCTGGCCAATCGACGGCTGAAGGAAGCCTTCGGCTACAGCCCGCGCTACAGCAGTCGCCAGGCCTTGCTGGCGTTTCTCCAGGCCCGGGGTATTCAGCCCCGGGGCTGA